A genomic stretch from Candidatus Thiothrix anitrata includes:
- a CDS encoding DNA-3-methyladenine glycosylase I → MSNITHDTTLCRCAWVDLSKPDYVTYHDEEWGVPVHDDRKLFEFIVLESAQAGLSWYTILRKRENYRQAFDDFDPEKIALYDAAKVEELLGNAGIIRNRLKVLATINNAQRFLAVQAEFGSFDAYLWQFVGGKPIVNHWRTLAECPATTPESDAMSKDLKKRGFKFMGSTVCYAHMQATGMVNDHMLDCFRRDKVL, encoded by the coding sequence GAGCAATATCACACATGATACCACCCTGTGCCGTTGCGCATGGGTAGACCTGAGCAAGCCCGATTACGTCACCTACCACGACGAAGAATGGGGCGTACCCGTCCACGATGACCGCAAGCTATTCGAGTTTATCGTGTTGGAATCGGCGCAAGCGGGCTTGAGTTGGTACACCATCCTGCGCAAGCGCGAGAATTACCGGCAAGCCTTCGACGATTTCGACCCTGAAAAAATCGCACTCTATGACGCTGCCAAAGTCGAGGAATTGCTCGGCAATGCTGGAATCATCCGCAATCGCCTGAAAGTGTTGGCAACCATCAACAACGCGCAACGCTTTCTGGCAGTGCAGGCAGAATTCGGCAGTTTTGATGCCTATCTGTGGCAGTTTGTCGGCGGCAAACCGATCGTTAACCATTGGCGCACTTTGGCAGAATGCCCCGCTACCACCCCAGAATCGGATGCAATGAGCAAGGATTTGAAAAAGCGCGGCTTCAAATTCATGGGTTCGACCGTGTGTTACGCGCACATGCAGGCGACAGGGATGGTGAATGACCATATGCTCGACTGTTTCCGACGAGACAAAGTTTTATGA